The stretch of DNA GTGCTGACGGGCGGCAAGGAGGCGGCTCTGAAGGAGCTTTTCGGCTTCGACGGCTTCAGGACCGGGCAGGAGGAGGTAATCGACTCCCTTCTTGAAGGGCGCGACGCGGTGGGGATAATGCCCACCGGCGCGGGAAAGTCGCTCTGCTTTCAGCTCCCCTCCCTGATCTTCGAGGGAGTTTCTCTTGTCGTATCGCCGCTGATCTCTCTGATGAAGGATCAGGTGGGCGCCCTTCGCCAGTCCGGCGTGGCGGCGGCCTATCTGAACAGCGCCCTGACCTACCGGCAGATGAGGGCAGTGCTCAAAAATGCATCAGCCGGGGAGTATCCGCTGCTCTACGTCGCCCCGGAGCGGTTGGACACGGAGGATTTCGTGGATTTCGCCCGTGGTGCGTCAATACCGTTCGTCGCCGTGGACGAGGCTCACTGCGTCTCCCAGTGGGGTCAGGACTTCCGCCCGAGCTATCTGAAGATAGGCGACTTCGTCCGGTCTCTCCCTTGCCGCCCCGTGCTGGGAGCTTTCACCGCAACCGCCACGCCACAGGTCCGGGACGACATTGTCAGGCTTTTGGACCTGCGCAAACCTCGATTGGTCACCACCGGTTTCGACAGGAAAAACCTGTACTTCGAGGTGCGGACTCCAGAGAGCAAAGAGGCTTCTCTGATGGAGTTCCTCGGCAGCCGCAGGGGGAAGAGCGGCATAATCTACTGCCTGACCAGGAGGGGAGTTGACGATGTCTGGGGAAAGCTCCTCAAGGCGGGTTACCCGGCGACGCGCTACCACGCCGGGCTGTCGCAGGAGGAGCGGCGCGAAAACCAGGAGCGCTTCCAGACGGACAGTGCGCCGATAATAGTCGCCACCAACGCCTTCGGCATGGGGATAGACAAGTCGAATGTGGGCTACGTGCTCCACTACAACATGCCGAAGAACATGGAGAGCTACTACCAGGAGGCCGGGCGCGCAGGGAGGGATGGTTCCCCCGCCGAGTGCGTGCTCTTTTTCGGCGGCCAGGACGTGATCACCAACCAGTTTTTCATAGAGAAGGACCGTGAAAACGAGGAGCTGGACTTCGAAACCCTTCAGAAGGTTCGCGAGGCCGACCGGAAGCGTCTGCGCCAGATGGTGGAGTACTGCCGCACTACGAACTGCCTGCGCTCGACCATCCTGGGGTACTTCAGCGATGACGCCCCGGACTCGTGCGACAATTGCTTCAACTGCACAAGGGAATTCAGGATGGAGGATATTACCATCCCCGCCCAGAAGATTCTGTCCTGCGTGCTCAGAATGAAAGAGCGCTACGGAATAACCCTGCTGATAGACACGCTGCGGGGCAGCCGGAGCAAGCGCATTCTGCAGCTGGGGCTGGACGGGCTTTCCACCTATGGCATTATGAAGGACGAGAGCCGTGAGTCGCTTCGGGGAAAGATAAACTTTCTGGTTTCCAGGGGGTTTCTGGACGTAAGCGACGATACCTTCCCCGTGGTGAGGACCACCCCGCAGGCGAAGGGAGTCCTATTCCGGGGGGAAACGCTGGCGATGCCCGTGCCTGTTAAAGAGCCAGTGCCGGAGATGCCCGCAGCAGCTCCGAACCTTTTCGGAAAGCTACGCGCCCTGCGAAAGGAGATAGCGGCCGCCCAGGGAGTGCCCGCGTTCATGGTCTTCTCCGACGCAACTCTTCTCGACATGTGCGGAAAGAAGCCCCAAACGTCCGACGAAATGCTCAAGGTCAACGGAGTGGGGCTGGTGAAGCGGGATAAGTACGGAGAGGCCTTTCTCAGGCTGCTCCGAGAGCACGTCTCTTGACGAGTAGAAGGCGGCGGAGTTCACCCTGCGCAACCGGTTTTAATAAATACACATAGAGGGTATAATATCCGCATCCGAGTGATAAAGGGAGGGTGATGGATGGTGAAACAGTTCGACATCATAGTGATAGGAATGGGCCCGGCGGGCATGGCCGTCAGCGCGATGGGCGCCGCGATGGGGCTGGACGTGCTGTCCGTCGAGAAGCACAAGGTCGGCGGAGAGTGCCTCAACTGCGGCTGCATCCCCAGCAAGGCCCTGCTGAAGGCCGGGTCGGCGCTTCACTCCGCGAGGGACCTGGCCAAGTTCGGCTTTGACGCTGATCTGACGGTGAAGTCCGCCGACCCGATGGGGGTCGTCCGCGAAAAAATCCACAGGATAAACGACAAGAAGTTCCAGTCGGCCTTCGAGCGAGCCACTCTGATCCCCGGGACGGCGGAGTTCGTCGACGACCGGACAGTGCAGGTGAACGGCGAGTCGTACACTGCGAAGCACATATTCATAGCGACCGGGACGGAGCCGTTCGTGCCCCCCATTCCGGGGCTCGCCGACGTCCCGGATATACTGACGAACACGAACATGTTCGAGATAGAGAAGATACCCGAGTCGCTGACCATAATCGGCGGCGGCGCGATAGGCTCCGAGATGGCGCAGGCCTTCACTCGCCTCGGCGCCAGGGTGACGATGGCCCACATGGACCCGCACCTCGTCCCCCCGGCCGACGAGGAGGCCGCGCGAGTGCTGGAGGAGGCCTTCGCGGCGGAGGGGATAAAAGTCCTCAACGGCGCGAAGATCACCGCCGTCGAGATGAAGGGCGGCAAGATAATCACCCGCACCGACAAGGGGGACATGACCTCGGACCGCATACTCGTCGCAGCCGGGCGCAAACCTGCGCTTGAGGCCCTGAAGCTCGGGAACGCCGGGATAGAGCACACCAGGCGCGGCATCACCGTGGACGGCTACATGCGGACCAGCAAATCGCACATCTACGCGATAGGCGACTGCAACGGGCAAAGCCTGCTCTCTCATGCCGCCATGCACCAGGGGATGCTGGCCCTGATGCACGCTCTGTCGCCCCTGTCTCTGCCGATGCTCAAGCGCGAAAGGTACGCCGTGCCGTGGGCCGTCTTCACCGAGCCGGAGATAGCGCAGGTCGGACTCACCGAGGCGCAGGCCCGCGAGCTGGACGTGGCCGAACAGGTCGTGAAGAAGGAGTTCCGCTCCTACGGCCGCACCGTTGCCGACGGCCGCCCCGAGGGCTTTATCAAGGTCGTCATGGACGCCAGGGGCAGGATCAGGGGGGCAACCATAGTCGGAGAGGCCGCCAGCGAGCTGATCCACGAGTGGACGATGGCCATACAGTACAAGAAGAAGATGCACCACGTGATGCTGATGCAGCACGCCTTCCCGTCGATCTCCATGATAAACAAGATGCTCGCCGAGGACTGGATGATGGGCAAGATGAAGGCCGGCTGGATCAGGAAGCTGGTGGGAATGCTGAAGTAGCGGGACGGGCGCTGACATAGGGGGAGGGACCTCAAGAGCAAACTCGCTTCACGAGGAGATCCCTCCCCTCGTCGCTGCGCTCCTCGGGATAGCGATCGACACGAACGGAAAAACCGCTCGTTCGGTCGCCTGCTTATGTCATCCCGAACGGCGCGAAGCGCCGGAGGGATCTCTGTACGGACAATCTCCTTGGGATTACAAAGGCGGTCCCGAACGAGCGATCAAAGAGCGTAGGTTTACCTGTCGTTGTTACACCGGTTCTCGGTTTCGTTCCCGAGTCGAGCCTCTTTTTTTACCAGACGAATGTCGATTTCGCAGCCCACTGCTTTGGCATACTTTTTCAGCGTCTGAACCGAAGGAGAGTGTCTTCTCCCCGATTCAAGCCGAGAAATCGCGCTTTTGCTGGTCTTCATGGACTCAGCGACATCCTCTTGAGTGAGTCCGGCCTTGATTCTGGCCGCCAGGAGCTCGCGAGCAAGCTTATACTCATCCTCCAGAGCGTCATATGCGGAGTCGAATCCTTGCCTCTCCGACATCCTTGCCAGGAAACCCTCGTGATCGTGTGGCACCGGTCTATACTCGCTAACGGTCATGGCGCACCTCCTTCAATCTGCGGCGGGCGATGTTCAAGTCCTTGCGCGGCGTGGAACCGGTTTTCTTCACAAAGGTGTGGAGTATGACCAGCCGCCGACCCGTCATGTAACAGTACAAGGCTCGCCCGCTTCCCTCCCGCCCTCCGGGGCGCAATTCAAACAGCCCGTCTCCCATCGATCGCGAAAACGGCATGCCCAGCTCGGGGCCGAACTCCATAAGCATCTCGACAATCCGGGCATAATCGGCGAGAATGCCGACAGGCCAAGCTTTTATAGCGGCGTGAACCCGTTCATTAAAGTATTCGATGGAATAGCCAATGACCGCATGTTATCAAAATGAGAACGAACGTCAATGGACGATTGCGACTTGACTTGGACGATTGAGCTGTCGCCAAGAGCGGAGAAGGAACTCGAGTACTGGTCGGACGAGGATTGCAACCCTCTCTTCGTCCCGATGTCCATTCATTCTGTCATCCCGAATGGCGCGAAGCGCCGGAGGGATCTCGGGGGCAAACTCGCTCCAAACCGAGATCCCTTCTCCCGCTGGTCGTCGGGATGACAAAGAGGCAGTTTCTCGGGATGACATAAAAGGCCACTCCACGGGACGACAGTCGCCCCGCGGACCAAGCGGAGCTCTGTGGTACATGGCGCCCAAATCGTACTGGGCCCAGACGTCTCCTTAGCCGTTGTGGAAAAGCGAGACAAGCATGGCCTAGCCCTCGCATTGCCGTTTCCGGCGATTGCAATATCGAGGAGGCGAAACGCGAGGAGGCTCTCTTCACCCCTCTCCGCACGTCAAATATATCAGACTGAAGTGCCTAGCCTGAAGAATTCCTCTTGATAAATAACTATCATGTGATAGTATGGCGGCAATTCAACAGTCTGTTGTCAAGATGACGGGCTTAGGCAAGGAGGGGTTTCACGTGAGCAAGGCGCGCGGATTTGGCGGGAGGTATTTTTTTCTGGCGGTTTTATTGATCGTCTTCTCTCTTGTGCTTCCGGCGCAAGGCGAGGGGGCTGTGAAGTATGTCGTGCCCGAGGGCAGCGGGGACGGAAGTTCCTGGACAAAAGCAATGGGCGAGGAGACGTTTAGAACGGCGATCAAGTCGGCCGCTCCCGGCACCGAATTCTGGCTTGCCGAGGGCGTGTACACCCCTGAAGCCGATGAATCCTTCGAGCCCGCCATTGGCGTATCCATCTACGGCGGATTTAAAGGAGACGAAAGCTCCCCGGACGAGCGGACCCCGGGGGCGAACGCCACCACCTTGAGAGGCAGCGGCGCGTCGGTGCTCAGGTTCGAATACTTGCCGGACGGGAATGCGCCGAATGCCCTTGACCGCATCGTCGTGGCGGACAACGGGGAAGACTATGACTTTGTCCTCGACTCGCTCACCATCACCCTTGGGAAATCAAAAAAAGGTTCCTATAAAGAATTTGGCGGGGGAGTCTCCTGTCGTGACAACAGTAAATTGCTGGCCAGGGACTGTATCTTCATTCGGAACGAATCAATTTACGGCGCTGCTGTTTGCTTGTACGAAAAGGCGATGTTTGTCGCCGAGCGTTGCGTTTTTCAGAATAACACTGCTGAAGATTCCGGCGGCGCGGTTTTCGCGCAAAGCGATGCGACATTCAGCGCCAAAGATTGCACCTTCAAGTCGAACAAGGCAAACGGCGTGTTGGGCGGCGGCGCGGTTTACTTGGCTCCAGACACGGCATTCAGCGCCGAGGGATGCACCTTCGCGGGCAATACCGCGAAATTGTACGGAGGCGCTGTTCTAGGACTCAAGCACAGGCCGACCACCGTCGTGAACTGCACCTTTGCGGGAAATTCAGCGGGCGAGGGAGGGGCGCTGTTTAGTATCGACGACGTCAGGGTGATGAACTGCACCTTCATGGACAACAGCACTGTTGATGGAGTTGGAGGAGAGTCAATAAAGGCCTCTGCCGGCTTGACCGCCGTAAACAGCATCTTCTGGGGCGAGGCTCAGGGCGAGCAGATCGCCGGCCATGATCCGCTGGATGCTCCTGTGGTGAAGTGAAATACTGCATCATAAAGGGCGGATATGACGACGACGATGAAGAGAACCATATCATCGACGAAGACCCGAAGCTTGGCGAGCTTGCGGATAACATTGGCCCGACTAAGACCATGGCCCTGCTGGCGGGAAGCCCGGCAATCGACGCCGGCACTTCCGAGGGCGCCCCCGCTACGGACCAGCGCGGAGTTAAAAGGCCTCAGGGCTCGGGGATCGATATCGGGGCCTACGAGTTCATGCACTTCCCAGGCGGCGGCGGTGGCGGATGTTCGGCCGGGGGAGGGGGCGCTTCGACCCTGCTGCTGCTTCTGCCCTTCGCCGTCTTGCTATTCAAGCAGAGGTGACGCGGTCCGGATCGCGTGAGGCGCTGGAGGGATCTCTGGCCTGGTGAAACAAAACAAGATCCCTCGGCGATGAAACCGCCTCGGGATGACAGAGAGAAAACGCTCGGGACAGGGAGTATTCTTTTATCCTGAGGAACAACGCTACTAGCAGAACTCCGGTCGTCCTGAAAGACGGCGGGAGGATGGGCTGGCCTGGAAGCCTTTCCGTCCTCCTGCTGTCTTTTGCTTTTGATACTGGGAGCCGCTTGCTACGACTCGATCGCGACCTTCTTCATCTTCTCGGCCTGCACCTGCTCCGCGACCTCGACCGTCAGCACGCCGTTCTTGAAGCTTGCCTTGGCGCTGTCCGGGTCGACTTCGACCGGGAACTGGATGGAGCGCGACACCGATCCGAAGTAGCGCTCGCAGCGCAGCACGTCGCCCTGCTCGACCGACTTCTCGTCGCACTTTTCCGCCTTGAGCTCGAGCCTGTCCTCGAAGACGTTCAGCTCCACCTTGGACGGGTCCACGCCGGGAAGCTCGAACTCTGCGAAGACCTTCCCGTCCTTGCGGTAGAAGTCTCCCCTCGGGACGGCGGGCATCCTCTCGGCATCGGCCGCATATCCCACGTCGGACGTGAAATCCCCGAAGACCCTCATCATATCCCGCATCATCCTGTCCATAGAGGGAAAAACGTTCAGTGGCAATCCGTTGTCGCTTGGCCTTATTGCAAGAAATCTACGTGACATAGTCAACACCTCCGTCTATTATTGACCTTTATTGACCTACGATACTATTATATACGTCAGTATTGGTCAGGCAAGTGTAGATAATCGGTGTCAGGCGTATTTAGTGGCAAATATCAAGAAATATCAGGGTGTATCTCTTGTTTTCGTACAATATCATTCCGAGGGAACTGGTTCTAGCCGTCCTCAGGATACTCCGGATGGGATAGAATGAGAGTTGGCTGCGCTGTTGAGAAATCAGATAAGGAGCTGATCAAGGTGAAAGTAGTCGTTGCAAAACCCCTTCCCGTTTATCCCGCCCCCGTCTTTCTGGTGGGCGTGTACGACGAAGAGTCTCGCCCCAGCGGCATGATCGCCGCATGGGGCGGAGTGTGTTGCTCGGAGCCGCCGTGTATCTCCATCGCTGTGCAGAGGTCGCGGCACAGCTTCGGCGGCATTGAGGCGCGGAAGGCCTTCACGGTAAACATTCCCTCCGAGGCGCAGGCCGCACAGGCGGACTACTTCGGGATATTCTCCGGGCGAGACCGGGACAAGTTCGCCGCCGCGGGGTTGACCCCCAAGCGCGGAGAGCTGGTCGACGCCCCGCTGGTGGAGGAGTTTCCCATATCGTTCGAGTGCGAGGTCGTTCACTCGGCGGAGCTCGGCTCGCACGTGCTCTTCGTCGGAAAGGTCGTCAGGACCTGGGCGCTGGAGGAGTGTCTGAACGACAAGGGGCAGCCGGATCCGCTCAAGGTCCGTCCGCTTGTATTCGCGCCTCAGTACGGCCTGTACTACGGCCTGGGGGACAAACCGGTGGCCGACGCGTTCTCCGTCGGAAAGAGCATCGAAAAAGACTGATAAACAGAGGAGAGGGGAGGGATCCGGTGTAAGAGTGCCTTAAAGGCAGATCCCTCGTCGCAAGCTCCTCGGGATGACAACAAGAGAGTAGCTCCTCGGGATGACATAATTGGGGCGGCTTGCTTGGTACTACGGGGGGTTGTCATCCCGAACGACCAGCGGGAGGAGGGATCCGGTGTAAGGGTGCCTTAAAGGCAGATCCCTCGTCGCAAGCTCCTCGGGATGACAACAAGAGAGTAGCTCCTCGGGATGACAACAAGAGAGTAGCTCCTCGGGATGACAACAAGTGAGTCGCTCGTTCGGGACGACATTATCGACCCTCATGCCGGCCGTTTGCGTTATGGAGTAACCGTAGCGTCTCGGGGTATTCCGGGTCGATTACGATTCGATGAAGTAGCTTCCTGCGGTCTTCCGTCCAGGGAAGGGATCGGTTTTTAATCCACGAACTCGGGAAGATAGCCCCTTTCCAGCTCCCTGAACTTTTCGAAGCCCACCAGCTCTTTGAACTCCGAGAATGGCGCCACCAGTTCTGTCCTCCCTTCTGCTATCTTGTCGTCTTTTATTGCCTCCAGGTAGGTCGTCATGCCCCTCACCGCGGCAAACAACGGGCCCACCGGGATGCTCACTCTTCCCACGCCGATCTCGCGCAGCCTGTCGATGGAGACCAGGGGGGTCTTGCCTCCAGTGACCGCATCCATGAGGTTGATGCTTACGGGCGCCTTGATCTCCCGGACCGCTTTCTCTATCTGCTCCACCGACCGCGGCGCCTCCACGAAGACGAGGTCCGCCCCGGCGTCTGCATAGGCGTTCGCCCGCCGGATGGCCTCGTCGATCCCGGTGACGGCTATGGCGTCTGTCCGGGCGTTTATTACAAAGTCCGGATCCAGCTGGTTCCTGGCATCGCGGCACGCTTTTATCTTAAGGACCATCTCCTCGATGGGGATGATCTGCTTTCCCTCGAGGTGCCCGCACCTTTTGGGAAACACCTGGTCCTCTATGTTCATCCCGGCCGCGCCCGCTTTGATGAACTCCCTGGTCACGTGCATGGCGTTGATGCTGTTCCCGTAGCCGGTGTCCGCATCGGCCATTACCGGGATGCTCACCGCGTCTACGATGTTTTTTGTGAAGTGGACTACGTCGCTGAAGCCGATGAAGGCCATGTCGGGTAGTCCCAAGTATGTGGCCGAGAGTCCGAAGCCGCTCACCTGCAGGGCTTTGAAGCCGGCTCTTTCGATCAGCATGGCCGAGATGGCGTCGTGCGCCCCCGGACAGACGAGGGCCTTTCTCTCGAGGATCATGTTTTTTAGCATTGTGGTCTTTTTCAAGTTACAGTCTCCTCTCTGTTTGTCGTTCATACAGCGGGATTGCCGCTTGCAGCGCCGTTGGAGCGCACTTTTCTGTCAACGAGGAACGCTGTCCCGAGCATCGCGAGCCCGATCACGGAGAGCATCGTCTCCGGGAAGAGCAGAAGCAGTCCCGCTACCGCGAAGGCGCCGCAGATCAACGGGTTGATCGCGCATTCCCTGTAGCTGAACAGTCCGTAGGCGATCGATATCGACCCTATGAACGCCGTGCTGCCGTGGATCAGTATCTCCGACCAGGGCGCCCTTGCGACCAGCGCCGGGTTTACGGCGAAGAAGTAGGGCAGTATGAAGGCCACTATCCCCAGCCGGACGGAGAAAAACCCCGTCTTGACCCAATTCGCCTTGGCGATTCCCGCCGC from Synergistaceae bacterium encodes:
- a CDS encoding isocitrate lyase/PEP mutase family protein, encoding MKKTTMLKNMILERKALVCPGAHDAISAMLIERAGFKALQVSGFGLSATYLGLPDMAFIGFSDVVHFTKNIVDAVSIPVMADADTGYGNSINAMHVTREFIKAGAAGMNIEDQVFPKRCGHLEGKQIIPIEEMVLKIKACRDARNQLDPDFVINARTDAIAVTGIDEAIRRANAYADAGADLVFVEAPRSVEQIEKAVREIKAPVSINLMDAVTGGKTPLVSIDRLREIGVGRVSIPVGPLFAAVRGMTTYLEAIKDDKIAEGRTELVAPFSEFKELVGFEKFRELERGYLPEFVD
- a CDS encoding Hsp20/alpha crystallin family protein, yielding MSRRFLAIRPSDNGLPLNVFPSMDRMMRDMMRVFGDFTSDVGYAADAERMPAVPRGDFYRKDGKVFAEFELPGVDPSKVELNVFEDRLELKAEKCDEKSVEQGDVLRCERYFGSVSRSIQFPVEVDPDSAKASFKNGVLTVEVAEQVQAEKMKKVAIES
- a CDS encoding type II toxin-antitoxin system RelE/ParE family toxin, with protein sequence MGYSIEYFNERVHAAIKAWPVGILADYARIVEMLMEFGPELGMPFSRSMGDGLFELRPGGREGSGRALYCYMTGRRLVILHTFVKKTGSTPRKDLNIARRRLKEVRHDR
- a CDS encoding helix-turn-helix transcriptional regulator; protein product: MTVSEYRPVPHDHEGFLARMSERQGFDSAYDALEDEYKLARELLAARIKAGLTQEDVAESMKTSKSAISRLESGRRHSPSVQTLKKYAKAVGCEIDIRLVKKEARLGNETENRCNNDR
- the recQ gene encoding DNA helicase RecQ encodes the protein MKELFGFDGFRTGQEEVIDSLLEGRDAVGIMPTGAGKSLCFQLPSLIFEGVSLVVSPLISLMKDQVGALRQSGVAAAYLNSALTYRQMRAVLKNASAGEYPLLYVAPERLDTEDFVDFARGASIPFVAVDEAHCVSQWGQDFRPSYLKIGDFVRSLPCRPVLGAFTATATPQVRDDIVRLLDLRKPRLVTTGFDRKNLYFEVRTPESKEASLMEFLGSRRGKSGIIYCLTRRGVDDVWGKLLKAGYPATRYHAGLSQEERRENQERFQTDSAPIIVATNAFGMGIDKSNVGYVLHYNMPKNMESYYQEAGRAGRDGSPAECVLFFGGQDVITNQFFIEKDRENEELDFETLQKVREADRKRLRQMVEYCRTTNCLRSTILGYFSDDAPDSCDNCFNCTREFRMEDITIPAQKILSCVLRMKERYGITLLIDTLRGSRSKRILQLGLDGLSTYGIMKDESRESLRGKINFLVSRGFLDVSDDTFPVVRTTPQAKGVLFRGETLAMPVPVKEPVPEMPAAAPNLFGKLRALRKEIAAAQGVPAFMVFSDATLLDMCGKKPQTSDEMLKVNGVGLVKRDKYGEAFLRLLREHVS
- a CDS encoding NAD(P)/FAD-dependent oxidoreductase, with product MKQFDIIVIGMGPAGMAVSAMGAAMGLDVLSVEKHKVGGECLNCGCIPSKALLKAGSALHSARDLAKFGFDADLTVKSADPMGVVREKIHRINDKKFQSAFERATLIPGTAEFVDDRTVQVNGESYTAKHIFIATGTEPFVPPIPGLADVPDILTNTNMFEIEKIPESLTIIGGGAIGSEMAQAFTRLGARVTMAHMDPHLVPPADEEAARVLEEAFAAEGIKVLNGAKITAVEMKGGKIITRTDKGDMTSDRILVAAGRKPALEALKLGNAGIEHTRRGITVDGYMRTSKSHIYAIGDCNGQSLLSHAAMHQGMLALMHALSPLSLPMLKRERYAVPWAVFTEPEIAQVGLTEAQARELDVAEQVVKKEFRSYGRTVADGRPEGFIKVVMDARGRIRGATIVGEAASELIHEWTMAIQYKKKMHHVMLMQHAFPSISMINKMLAEDWMMGKMKAGWIRKLVGMLK
- a CDS encoding flavin reductase family protein, which codes for MRVGCAVEKSDKELIKVKVVVAKPLPVYPAPVFLVGVYDEESRPSGMIAAWGGVCCSEPPCISIAVQRSRHSFGGIEARKAFTVNIPSEAQAAQADYFGIFSGRDRDKFAAAGLTPKRGELVDAPLVEEFPISFECEVVHSAELGSHVLFVGKVVRTWALEECLNDKGQPDPLKVRPLVFAPQYGLYYGLGDKPVADAFSVGKSIEKD